The window CAGGCGCACGACGTTGTCGTCTGCGAACCGCTTCGTACTCCCGTCGGGCGGTACGGAGGTCAGTTCAAGGACGTCTCCGCAACCGACCTCGGCGCCCGTGTGGTCTCTGAGTTGCTCACCCGCACGGGGGTGGACCCCGCCGCTGTCGACGACGTTATTTTCGGCCAGTGCTATCCGAACGGGGAGGCTCCGGCCATCGGCCGTGTCGTCGCTCTGGACGCCGGACTTCCCGTCACCGTCCCTGGCCAGCAACTTGATCGACGCTGTGGCTCGGGCCTGCAAGCAGTCCTCGACGCCGCCATGCGCATCCAGACCGGCGTCGCCGAGATCGTGATCGCCGGCGGAGCCGAGTCGATGAGTCAAGCCGAGTACTACACGACCGCCATGCGCTGGGGCGCGAAAGGCTCACCCGCGACACTGCACGACCGGCTGGGACGCGGCCGCGTCACAGCAGGCGGCCGCAACTACCCCGTACCCGGAGGGATGCTCGAAACCGCCGAGAACCTGCGCCGCAAGTACAGCATCGGCCGCGACGAACAGGACGCGCTTGCCGTCGAATCTCATCGCCGCGCGGTGGCAGCCATCGACTCCGGCGTCTTCGCCGAGGAAATCGTCCCCATCGAGGTACCGGTCCGCAAAGCGAGCCACTGATCGTCGATCGCGACGAACATCCGCGAGCCGACACGACAATGCAGTCCTTGGCCAGATTGCGACCCGTCATGTCCGGTTCGGATCCCGCAGCCACTGTCACCGCCGGAAACGCGAGCGGGCAGAACGACGGCGCCGCAGCATGTCTGGTGACGTCCCGCGCCACCGCAGAGAGTCTGGGACTGCGTCCGTACGCCCGACTGGTTACCTGGGCAGTGGCCGGCGTCGAGCCGTCGGAGATGGGTATCGGCCCGGTGCCGTCCACCGCCAGGGCTCTCCAACGCGCCGGCCTCACCTTGGCTGACATCGATCTGATCGAGCTCAACGAAGCATTCGCCGCTCAGGCACTCGCCGTCACCCGCGAATGGAATTTCACCGCAACAGATTTCGAACGAACCAATGTCAACGGATCCGGGATATCGCTCGGCCATCCCGTCGGCGCTACCGGGGTCCGCATACTAACCACGCTGCTGCGCGAGATGGACAGGCGAGGCTCCCGATACGGCCTCGAAACCATGTGCATCGGAGGAGGTCAGGGCCTGACCGCAATCTTCGAGCGCACATCATGACCGCGCGTCCACTCGAGGGTGTTCGGGTGATCGACATGTGTACCTTCGTCGCCGGACCGACGGCAGGCCGTATGCTCGCCGAACTGGGAGCCGAGGTCATCCGCATCGACCCACTTCGCGGCGCCATCGATGCCGACCGCTGGCCCATCACGGACACCGGGGCGAGCCTGTACTGGGCCGGCCTCAACCAGGCGAAGAAATCGATTGCCGTCGACCTGCGCAGTGATACCGGCCGAGCGTTGGTCACTGACCTCATTGCCGAGGCCGGCGTGCTCCTCGAAAACGTCGCCCATGCACCATGGTTGGACAACAACAGCTTGACCAGTCGACGCAGCGATCTGATTCATCTGCACATCCAGGGCAACGCCGACGGCACCCCCGCGGTGGACTACACGGTCAATGCGGCGCTGGGACTTCCGCTCATGACCGGTCCGGTCGATTCCATCGCTCCGGTCAACCATGTATTGCCGGCGTGGGACATGATCACCGGCGTGCACGCCGCGCTCGGTATCGTCACTGCGCTGCGGCACCGCGAGCGCACAGGTGCCGGTTCCTACCTGGAACTGGCACTGGCCGACGTCGCATTGTCCGGGATCGCCGGCATGGGGTGGATCGCCGAAGCCGAGCAATCCACGGCGCGGCGCCCACGTCAGGGCAACGCTCTGTACGGTAGCTACGGCTCGGACTTTCCCACCGCTGACGGACGCTCGGTGATGGTCGTCGGTCTCACCGCCGGTCAGTGGAATGCCCTGGTCGAAGTGACCGGGACTGCTGACATCTTCGTTGCCCTCGAGAAGCAACGGTCTCTAGACCTGACGCTGTCGGCGGACAGATTCACTGCCCGACAGGCGATTACGGCGATCCTGCGGCCTTGGTTCGAAGCGCGAACGCTCGAGCAGATCGTGAACGACCTCGCGAATACCCGCGTGCTGTGGAGTCCCTATCGTGATCTCGGCGAAGTCGCCACCAAGCTCCGCGAGACCGACCAACACACGGCGGTGCAGGAGATCGAACATCCCGGCGCGGGTGCGATGCTCACCTCCCGTACCGCATTGCGATGGCAAGGACGGTACACCGACGCCGCCCCGTCACCACGACACGGTCAACACACCGCAGACGTCCTCGGATCCGTCCTCGGTCTCGATGCCGAACGAATCGAGGCGCTCGTGCGCAGCGCCGTCGTGGTCACCGACGAGGCGCCGTGAGAACCCGGCCGCAGATACGTCGGCGCACGGTGTTGGTCGCACCTGCATCGGACGAACGTAAAGCAACCAAGGCACTCGCCTCGACAGCGGACGAAGTGGTGCTCGACCTCGAAGACGCCGTGGCGCCGGCCGCCAAACACGACGCCCGCGTGACGATGCACCGAATGCTGTCCACGTTGTCCGCCGACCGAACAGTGTCGGTCCGAATCAACGGTCTCGAGACAAACTGGGCCCACGACGATCTTGATGCTTGTGCATCGCTCGGCAGCAAGCTACGCAGCATTATCGTTCCCAAAGCTGAGACCGCAAAACAACTCGACGAGGTCAGCGCGTCTCTGGCCGCGACGGATATCGGCGTACAAGCCTTGATCGAGACACCGGCCGGAATCGAGAACGTAACTCGAATCGCACGATCGAACTCGCGGCTAGAGTCGTTGATTCTCGGATACGCCGATCTCGGTGCCGCCCTCGGCCGCAGCGAGCGCGCCGGACCTGCGATGTGGTTGTCGCACCAGGACATCGTCCTGACTGCGGCTCGGGCTGCCGGGATCCATGCCATCGACGGCCCCTATCTCGGCATCTCCGACGACCCGCCATTTCGGCAGTGGGCTCAGTGGTCCAGTGACCTCGGTTTCGATGGAAAATGGGTCATCCACCCGAACCAGATCGATTCTGCGGAAACGATATTTACACCATCAGCTGATGCCGTCGCACACGCACACAGTGTATTGCGGGCTATGGCAGAGGCTGAGGCCAGAGGCGCCGGAGCGGCACAGCTCGACGGACGAATGCTCGACGAAGCCATCGCCGTATCGGCCCGCAGATTGCTGACACGAATCGGAGGAACATCATGACCGTCTCGCTCACCGGGGGACCGTACTTCGATCAGCTCACCGTCGGAACCGTCTACGACTCCGCCCCCTCCGTGACACTCACTGACGGCCTCGCCGCAGTCCACCATTCCATCCTCGGCAATCGGCTGCGGCTACCACTCGATACCCACCTCTCGAAATCCGTGACCGGAGAGCAGACTGCGCTCGCACATCCCGGGCTGGTCTGCGATGTCGCGATCGGGCAGTCCACTCTGGCAACGCACCATGTGATCGCCAACCTATTCTACCGAGGGCTCCGATTGCACAGGTTCCCGCACATCGGTGAAACACTGCACACGAGAACCGAAGTCGTTGCTCTCCGCGAAAACTCGCACAAGGCGGGCCGCGCTCCCAGTGGATTGGCAGCACTGCGCGTCACATCCACTGACCGGCACGGTGAGGTTATTCTCGACTTCTACCGCTGCGCGATGCTTCCCCTGAGCGACAACCCGGACCCGGGACGTGTCCGGCACAGCGACGACATGTCGTCCATCGGCCCGAGCGACGACCGGCCCTGGGGTATTCCGCAAGAGTGGGATCTGGATGTATACCGGAAGGAAACAGGGTCCCGGACCTTCGTGGCACCCACGCCCGGATGATCTATCGAAGCAGCGGCGACGTAGTCTCCAACGCGCCTGAGCTTGCCCGACTGAGCATGAATATCGCTGCAGTACATCATGATCAACGAGAACAAGGGGCCCGTCTCGTCTACGGTGGCCACACCATCGGCCTCGCACTCGGACAAGCGAACCGGGCTTTTCCGGACATGATTGGCATTCTGGGATGGGTATCGTGCGATCACACCGGGCCCGTTCGAGAAGGCGACACACTGACAAGTGATGTAACAGTGGAGTGGGTCGACGAGAAGGCCAATGGCAGTGTGGTGCACCTGCGGTCGGTCGTGCGCGCACAGCGAGACGATGGCAACGATCTTGACGTGCTGGACTGGCGTTTCGTGGCAGTGATGCCATGAACTGTTACTGCCGACTGCGAACCCGAGCGTTGCGCGCGGGGGTCTGACCAAGTAGGCGCACGGTCTTCTGTAGTGGTCGATGACGCGAGGAGGACCAGGTGCCGTCACCTCCTTCGTGGCCCGTCGCGTTGGGTGGCATCGACGCATAGAGGGTGTAGGCAATCTCCGACACTGAAGGGTTCAAATTCATCGACGGCCAGCTCATGACTGATGTCCTCTTGAGCGAGTTGATCGGCAACCCTCGTAACCCTCGTCGGCGGATCGGTGACTTGTCCGATCTGTCGACCAACGTCGAACGGCAACTCCAACCAGGCGTAGCCCTCACCAAAAACGTGGCTGAAAATCTCTCGACCGATGAAAAGCTCGTCGGTGCAGCAGGTTACATCGGCGTCAACGCTAACCGCCGTCTCGCAGCGTCGAAAGAGTTCGGCTGCACAGGTATGGATGTCGTTGTCCGTGACAGAATCGCGACAAGCTCGGAATCCATTCTCGAAGCCGCGATCATCGAGAACACCTCGCCGACAGCGGATAATGTCGTCGTCGACCGCGATGGCAGGACGACCCAGATGACCATCGGCTGTCCGGAGCGGATGAACGCGCTCGATGTCGATATCTTGCAGGCACTGAGCAGGGCGATCGTAGAGGCGGACGCTGACCCGAACACCCGAATGGTAGTCCAGGCAGGGACTGCGAGAGCGTTCTGCACGGGGTCTGATCTGACTCGACGAGCCCCTTGAGCTGAGCATGGATGCAGGGAATGCAGTGATTCGAAAAATCGCTTCGGCGTATCCCTCGTCTGCGCTGCGGACCGGACGTACGACGCCGCCAGTCGCCATCGGTGGCACAGGTTATGGGTTTCGGCATGATGATTCCCCATGCCGGGGGTGGTCGACCGATTAGGGCGGTGCCTCGTCTATACATCATGATAATCTCAAGCGAAGTCACAAGTGATCAATGCCATGGTGATGGTGACCTGTGAAGCTCAGGAATTTATCGGTGTGAATTATCTGGTGAGGATGGCGTGATGGTCGAACGCAGGGAGGGCGCGCTCAAGTCCGCGCAGGGGAGTGACCGCGCAATTCCGATTGGACCGGGCGGATCCTCTCTGCTGAGACCGCTTAAAGCGGCTGAGGTAGTCGCACGGAACATTGTCGGCGATATCCGAGCCCAGAACCTTGGCCCGGGGGACGGGTTGCCGTCGGAAGCAGCCATGCTCGTTCAATACGGCGTGAGTCGCGAGTCCCTCCGGGAAGGACTGCGCCTGCTCGAAGTTCAGGGAATGATTGCGATTCGGCGCGGTCCCGGCGGTGGTCCTGTGGTCGGTTCTGTGGGGGCTGCGCATCTCGGACGTGTCTCGGCATTGTTCTTCCATATGTCAGGTGCCACCTATCAGGAACTTTTCAAGGCGTGGGTATGGGCGGAGGGGGAACTCGCGGAGCGCGCAGCACGCCATCCTGATGCAGTTCTGCGCGCTGCGACGATGGAGCCCTTTATAGACGGCCACCAGCACGAATCCGGAGATGCTCTTGAGGGCTATCTCGAAGAGCATGCAGGGTTTCACAGGGCGGTTGCATCGTTGGTCTGTAACCGGGTCCTCGAACTGAGCCTGGAATCCTACGGCCAAATCGTAGCGCATCACGTCGCCATGGTGGATGATCCGCGTACCCTCCGGGACGTACTCGTCGATGATCACCACGGCATCGCCAGGGCGGTTGTGGCCGGGCATCCCAAACGGTCTCGCGATCTGATGGAGGAGCACTTGCGAGGTGTGGTCGACTACTGCCGAGAACGACTGGGCGGATCGCTTGACACTGCGGTCGAGTGGCTCTGACGCCTCACGTGACTTGGTGCAGGGCACCAGTGTTGCCCGCCGAGTAACCTGTACGAAAACGAAACACCGGGGTCCGGCCGAGGACGGTCACGCGGAAGATCCTCGTGGCCGGTCAGCGCTCAGGCGGCCTCTACCTGCCAGCGGGCCGGGTCGAAGGTGTCTCGCACAAACGCGCAGGCGATGCGGTTGGCGCGGTGCGCCAGCGAGCACCCGCCGACCCTGTTCGGCTTGCCGCGGGCCTTGGGTTCCGCGGCGTACTGCTTCGATGCCGGTTCATTGTGTCGCAGACCGAAACCGAGTTCGATCAGCGCACGGCGCAGTGGTAGGACCCTTCCGCGGCTGATGTGTCCGTGTGTCGGACCCACCTATCGGACCGGATTGCCCAGTGCCCCTGCATAATTGCCGACAGTCGCCGGTTATCGGCCGGGTACCGACATCAACGCCCAAGAATGGACTCGACGGGATCAGTTCCGCAATCCGGGCAGTCGCCTCGACGATCTGGATTTCTAGGTCGGGCAACAAGTTTCGATCCCTGGCGATGAGTTCCCCTGGCCACCGCCGGATGTGGGGCTGGTACCGCATTGTGGGTGGCCGCGACGATGTGCGCTGCCTCGACACTGGCCTTCGCCCCGTCATCGTGTCGACACCAACTTCTGTTGCGGAAAGAAGTAGTTCACGAACTGCGATTGATGCGCCTAGATCTTGTTGAGTAGCAACAGTTCCGCCGGTGCGTCGTAGTGCAGGTAGTCGTACGAGTAGAACTGTGGTCAGTACGGCGTTGACCATCGTGTGCGCGCCCGCACAGGCCCTCGCCCTCCGTGCGCGCACGGAGGTTGGAGTTCCCGGGACGTGAACGAGTCGAAGGGAATCTGCTGTCTCGCGCGCGACGTGACGATTGGTGAACTTGACTCCGTGGTCTTCAGTCGACCCCGAGCAGCGGGGACGGCAGGATTTTCGCGATCCCTTCCGCTACAGCTCGCCCATTCCCGAGCCTTGTTGGACGCGCTGCGGTTTCGGTTTGATTCGGTCGTGATGTTGATGGCCTCGATACCCTTGACATTCGAGTTCCTCATGAGCAATAGTGGGTACACGATGGCCGGGATGTGACAGGGCTAACAGAACTGACTAGCCGACGCTGGCTCTCGATCGCTGGTTGCGAAGGTCGGGCCCTCTGAGTCATTTCTTCCGCTTGATTACAGCCATTCATCGAAGTATCGGGCGTAACCGCCTGGACAGCTCTATAGGAGGCAATCAAAATGACACGGCTGGATGGCAAGATCGCGTTCATTACCGGGGCTGCTCGTGGACAAGGGCGCACCCACGCAGTCCGGCTCGCGCAGGAAGGTGCCGACATCGTCGCGGTGGATCTGTGTAAGCAGCAGGAAAACCTCGACTACACGTCGGGCACCCCCGAAGATCTCGAGGAGACTGTCCGACTGGTCGAGAAGGAAGGCCGTCGGATCATTGCGCGTGCAGCCGATGTGCGAGATCAAGCTTCGCTCGATGTGGTTGTCGAAGAGGCGCTTCGCGAGTTCGGTGGGATCGACATCCTCGTCTCCAACGCGGGCATCTCGAACCAAGGATCGGTAGTCGGACTCACGGATCAGCAGTGGGAAGACATCCTCGGCACCAATCTTGTTGGAGCCTGGCACTCGTGCCGGGCAGTTCTGCCTTCGATGATCGAGCGCGGCGTAGGTGGTTCGGTCATCTTCGTCAGCTCCACTGTCGGGCTCCGCGGTGCACCAGGGCAGGCGCATTACAGTGCCTCCAAGCACGGCATGCAGGGCCTGATGTTGTCGCTGGCCAACGAAGTGGGTCAGCACAGCATTCGGGTCAATTCGGTTAATCCTGGCGCCGTCAACACTGAAATGGCGATCAACGAGAGCCTGCTGAAGATGTTCCTCCCGGATATTGAGAATCCGACTCCCGCTGATGCCGCCGGCCTCTTCAGTAATCTCACGCTTCTTCCGATCCCGTGGGTGGAGCCCGAGGATGTGAGTAACGCGGTGTTGTGGCTGGCCTCGGATGAAGCCCGATTCGTCACTGGTGCAGCGATTCCCGTTGATGGTGGGCAGCTCGCGCGCGCTTGATTCAAGTATCGGCAGACATTTGATTGGAGTCGAAATGACAAACACGATAGCGGTAGATCACGACTACTGCCAGGCGCACGGTCGGTGCTACGCACTTTTCCCGACCTGTTCAATCCTGACGACGAGGGTCGTGCACAGGTCAAGAGCAACGGCAAGGTGCCGGACTCGAACTCGGTTGATGAGGTTCTCGCCGTGTGTCCCGAGGGCGCAATTACTTTAGTGAAGGCAGGATTTGAGAATGACTGAAGAGCTGCAGTCTGAGGCGACCTCAGCTGGTCGGTGCCCGGTTGATATGTGGTCACCGGAGTTCAACGAGAATTTTTGGCCCGAGATCAACCGCATGCAGAAGCTCGACGAACTGAGTGTCCACACGCAGGGCGATACGCCTTGTTTCGTCGCCACCCGATACGAGGATAACTTCAAAATTCTGCGGGACTGGAAGCGCTTCTCCTCGGAAGCAGGTGTCGCGATTCTCGGTCATGACAACCGTGCGGCACCTCCGAAGAATGAGGGCCGATTCCTCCCTGAGGACCTGGACCCACCGGCGCAAACGGAGTGGCGCAAACTTCTCAATCCTGAACTGACGGAAGAGAAGATGCGAGTCTTCGCACCGTCGATCACCGCAGAGATCGATACCTTCCTTGACGCAGGCATCGAGCGCGGCCGATTCAATGTCATGGAGGACTTCCTGCGGCCACTGCAGCTGCGCGCGGTCTTCAGTAATCTGCTTCAGCTCGAGGGCGACAAGATCGATGATTGGATGCAGTGGGCACACGACATCTTCGTCGGCGAAACTGCAGAAGCATCCGAAAATGCATTTGTCAGCCTCCATACAGCAATTGAATCGCTGGTGAAGGCGCGTACGGCGGAACCTCTTGAGGACGATCTGGTGAGCCTGGTGTGCCAGGTCAAGGAGATTGACGGCCGCGAGCCCACCCTGTCCGAACGTGTTGCTGTCGTTCTACCGCTCTCGATCGCCGGTTTGGAATCAACCGGAACGCTTCTCGGCGGAATTCTCCATCACCTCGCGACGCACCCGGACGACCTTGCCGAGCTGGTTCAGCATCCGGAATTGGTGCCCAACGCCGTAGAAGAAGGCCTTCGCATGTTCGCGAATGTCACTGCCCTGCAGCGCACTACCACGTGCCCGGTGTCGGTCGGACAGACCGACCTCGACGAGGGGGCCAAGGTGTGGACCTCTTACAACGCAGCGAACCGCGACGAAACGAAATTCCCGAATCCGCACAAGTGGGACTTGCACCGAGATGACAAGAACCACC of the Rhodococcus sp. OK302 genome contains:
- a CDS encoding enoyl-CoA hydratase-related protein, producing the protein MTDVLLSELIGNPRNPRRRIGDLSDLSTNVERQLQPGVALTKNVAENLSTDEKLVGAAGYIGVNANRRLAASKEFGCTGMDVVVRDRIATSSESILEAAIIENTSPTADNVVVDRDGRTTQMTIGCPERMNALDVDILQALSRAIVEADADPNTRMVVQAGTARAFCTGSDLTRRAP
- a CDS encoding mycofactocin-coupled SDR family oxidoreductase, producing MTRLDGKIAFITGAARGQGRTHAVRLAQEGADIVAVDLCKQQENLDYTSGTPEDLEETVRLVEKEGRRIIARAADVRDQASLDVVVEEALREFGGIDILVSNAGISNQGSVVGLTDQQWEDILGTNLVGAWHSCRAVLPSMIERGVGGSVIFVSSTVGLRGAPGQAHYSASKHGMQGLMLSLANEVGQHSIRVNSVNPGAVNTEMAINESLLKMFLPDIENPTPADAAGLFSNLTLLPIPWVEPEDVSNAVLWLASDEARFVTGAAIPVDGGQLARA
- a CDS encoding cytochrome P450, whose translation is MTEELQSEATSAGRCPVDMWSPEFNENFWPEINRMQKLDELSVHTQGDTPCFVATRYEDNFKILRDWKRFSSEAGVAILGHDNRAAPPKNEGRFLPEDLDPPAQTEWRKLLNPELTEEKMRVFAPSITAEIDTFLDAGIERGRFNVMEDFLRPLQLRAVFSNLLQLEGDKIDDWMQWAHDIFVGETAEASENAFVSLHTAIESLVKARTAEPLEDDLVSLVCQVKEIDGREPTLSERVAVVLPLSIAGLESTGTLLGGILHHLATHPDDLAELVQHPELVPNAVEEGLRMFANVTALQRTTTCPVSVGQTDLDEGAKVWTSYNAANRDETKFPNPHKWDLHRDDKNHLAFSIGPHRCLGSNFARVMMILVLERMVAKVPEFALVEGQSIEYHSMPTRGIHEFEIELPTK
- a CDS encoding FadR/GntR family transcriptional regulator, with amino-acid sequence MVERREGALKSAQGSDRAIPIGPGGSSLLRPLKAAEVVARNIVGDIRAQNLGPGDGLPSEAAMLVQYGVSRESLREGLRLLEVQGMIAIRRGPGGGPVVGSVGAAHLGRVSALFFHMSGATYQELFKAWVWAEGELAERAARHPDAVLRAATMEPFIDGHQHESGDALEGYLEEHAGFHRAVASLVCNRVLELSLESYGQIVAHHVAMVDDPRTLRDVLVDDHHGIARAVVAGHPKRSRDLMEEHLRGVVDYCRERLGGSLDTAVEWL
- a CDS encoding CoA transferase yields the protein MTARPLEGVRVIDMCTFVAGPTAGRMLAELGAEVIRIDPLRGAIDADRWPITDTGASLYWAGLNQAKKSIAVDLRSDTGRALVTDLIAEAGVLLENVAHAPWLDNNSLTSRRSDLIHLHIQGNADGTPAVDYTVNAALGLPLMTGPVDSIAPVNHVLPAWDMITGVHAALGIVTALRHRERTGAGSYLELALADVALSGIAGMGWIAEAEQSTARRPRQGNALYGSYGSDFPTADGRSVMVVGLTAGQWNALVEVTGTADIFVALEKQRSLDLTLSADRFTARQAITAILRPWFEARTLEQIVNDLANTRVLWSPYRDLGEVATKLRETDQHTAVQEIEHPGAGAMLTSRTALRWQGRYTDAAPSPRHGQHTADVLGSVLGLDAERIEALVRSAVVVTDEAP
- a CDS encoding HpcH/HpaI aldolase/citrate lyase family protein, encoding MRTRPQIRRRTVLVAPASDERKATKALASTADEVVLDLEDAVAPAAKHDARVTMHRMLSTLSADRTVSVRINGLETNWAHDDLDACASLGSKLRSIIVPKAETAKQLDEVSASLAATDIGVQALIETPAGIENVTRIARSNSRLESLILGYADLGAALGRSERAGPAMWLSHQDIVLTAARAAGIHAIDGPYLGISDDPPFRQWAQWSSDLGFDGKWVIHPNQIDSAETIFTPSADAVAHAHSVLRAMAEAEARGAGAAQLDGRMLDEAIAVSARRLLTRIGGTS